A genomic region of Candidatus Latescibacter sp. contains the following coding sequences:
- a CDS encoding VWA domain-containing protein, producing MAFNNPEGFWLLLMVPCLALLGVLLALLSRRDRNRFAGPELFDGLSRSVSPVRRRIGQACFFAGLALAVIALAQPRFGTKTEIVKRMGVDVVIALDTSASMLAEDVKPSRIMQAKYEIGQFIDNLKGDRVAILAFTGKPFVQCPLTGDYAAAKTLLDFVNVGSVPEPGTNIANAIDGALDMLKRGSDAASESQLIILFTDGENLSGDPLAAARKAGLKGVHIFTVGVGTTGSELIPLRNEKGQLQGYKQNSKGEVVKTSLDEETLRKIADGTRGAYLREDNGEVNVKSILDGLGDIKKTDLNERRISRLQERYQIPLGFSLFFLLAWLLIGERSRQKTASPGGKQS from the coding sequence ATGGCGTTCAACAATCCCGAAGGTTTCTGGCTGCTGCTCATGGTTCCGTGCCTGGCGCTCCTCGGAGTTCTTTTGGCTCTTTTAAGCCGCCGCGACCGCAACCGTTTCGCCGGTCCGGAGCTGTTTGACGGCCTTTCACGTTCGGTAAGCCCTGTCAGGCGCAGGATAGGGCAGGCCTGTTTTTTTGCCGGACTGGCGCTGGCGGTTATCGCGCTTGCGCAGCCGCGGTTCGGAACCAAAACCGAAATCGTGAAAAGAATGGGTGTGGATGTGGTCATCGCGCTGGATACCTCTGCTTCCATGCTGGCTGAAGATGTCAAACCCAGCCGCATCATGCAGGCCAAGTACGAGATCGGGCAATTTATCGACAACCTGAAAGGCGACCGGGTCGCCATACTCGCCTTCACCGGCAAGCCCTTTGTGCAGTGCCCGCTGACCGGCGATTACGCCGCCGCCAAGACCCTCCTTGATTTTGTGAATGTTGGCAGTGTCCCCGAGCCGGGCACCAATATAGCAAATGCCATCGACGGTGCGCTCGATATGCTCAAGCGGGGCTCCGACGCCGCAAGCGAGAGCCAGCTTATTATCCTTTTCACCGATGGTGAAAATCTATCCGGCGATCCCCTGGCCGCAGCCCGTAAGGCGGGATTAAAGGGAGTACATATATTTACGGTGGGAGTCGGAACAACCGGCAGTGAGCTCATTCCGCTCCGGAATGAAAAAGGCCAGCTTCAGGGCTACAAGCAAAACAGCAAGGGAGAGGTGGTGAAAACCAGCCTCGATGAGGAAACCCTGCGGAAGATTGCGGATGGAACCCGGGGAGCATACCTGCGCGAGGATAACGGCGAGGTAAATGTAAAGTCCATTCTCGACGGTCTGGGAGATATCAAAAAAACCGATCTGAACGAGCGGAGAATCTCCCGTCTGCAGGAGCGGTACCAGATTCCGCTCGGTTTTTCCCTATTCTTTCTTCTGGCCTGGCTGCTCATCGGCGAACGCAGCCGCCAGAAAACCGCATCTCCAGGAGGAAAACAGTCATGA
- a CDS encoding VWA domain-containing protein, giving the protein MFRFADPLWLILLVIPLVIFFQYFRKRGKSDAAVWFPAIQVLKETGGSGGKIKRLLSLFIAAGAAAVLVVAMARPQVGQTMHTRSARGIDIMLTLDISSSMAAMDFDPLSRYDAAIEVVKDFISRRVSDRIGLVVFAAQSFMLCPLTLDYDILKDLLGQAWESRVDDGTAIGSAIATAVNRLRNSDAKSRIIILLTDGMNNSGNIDPLTAARIAATMGVRIYAIGVGTEGQSWMRMNGNTFPVETHIDEASLKQVAQMTGGKYYRAKNKNELQGIYSEIGKLETTKVTFREWTEYDEKYPAFLNAGIFLLVLSFLLDRTVFRRIP; this is encoded by the coding sequence ATGTTCAGGTTTGCCGATCCTCTCTGGCTTATTCTTCTGGTTATTCCCCTGGTGATATTTTTCCAGTATTTCAGGAAGCGCGGGAAGAGCGACGCCGCAGTATGGTTTCCCGCCATCCAGGTACTGAAGGAAACCGGGGGCAGCGGCGGCAAGATCAAGCGTCTCCTGTCGCTCTTCATCGCCGCAGGAGCGGCTGCGGTTCTCGTTGTAGCCATGGCGCGGCCCCAGGTTGGCCAGACAATGCATACCCGGTCCGCCCGCGGGATCGATATCATGCTGACCCTTGATATATCATCCAGCATGGCTGCCATGGATTTCGATCCCCTTTCCCGGTATGATGCGGCCATCGAGGTTGTCAAAGACTTTATCTCCCGCCGTGTGAGCGACCGGATCGGGCTCGTTGTATTCGCTGCCCAGAGTTTCATGCTCTGCCCTCTCACCCTGGACTACGATATTCTGAAAGATCTCCTCGGTCAGGCCTGGGAGTCACGGGTGGACGACGGCACCGCCATAGGTTCCGCCATTGCCACCGCGGTGAACCGGCTCCGTAATTCCGATGCGAAGAGCAGGATCATCATTCTCCTCACCGACGGTATGAACAATTCCGGAAACATCGATCCCCTGACCGCCGCGCGGATAGCTGCCACCATGGGGGTCAGAATCTATGCCATCGGGGTGGGCACCGAAGGGCAGTCCTGGATGAGAATGAACGGAAACACCTTCCCGGTGGAGACCCATATCGATGAAGCATCCTTGAAACAGGTCGCCCAGATGACCGGCGGGAAGTATTACCGCGCTAAAAATAAGAACGAACTGCAGGGTATCTATTCCGAGATCGGCAAACTGGAAACAACCAAGGTGACCTTCAGGGAGTGGACGGAATATGATGAGAAGTATCCCGCTTTCCTGAACGCGGGCATTTTTCTTCTCGTATTGTCATTTCTTTTGGATCGAACCGTTTTCAGGAGGATTCCCTGA
- a CDS encoding DUF4340 domain-containing protein has product MKLVKSLAVLAAVIVLGIFVYFKVYKVEEQKKAKEAQESKLIRFELDNIKAFSLVRPDSSILFERGVGRIWNITKPLKTEASGPQIYSLFASLHQSDILTVVDEKPKDLKPYALSNSKYYMAMEYDSGKPDTLYIGTDTPDKTMTYVKFSSEKRVLAVSNVLSDIMKKPVVFFRSRTILNVVGDDIRGIEVTRGKNDTDRIQMVHNGVTWMMAYPWNYSGDVQNMEELIKKISESYKSTLEPSEPGDLVKYGLNDPSLVLNVQLKYGMPDKILLIGNKLTEKGRRYLWYAKQFDAEQVFTLENSLITLLTRDNAWFIDKQPVKFNRNEVDKIVLKSGKEPITFTKDPESNWSVTSPVDKNVPQDVINNLFAISRFMLISDVYSMNPTPADLVKTELQKPKFVLTFYAGGQVLAEMTYGKSFTQDTVKTYVLTNLSPTIFVTGSGITSSINYVLETVFGK; this is encoded by the coding sequence ATGAAATTAGTAAAATCTCTCGCTGTACTCGCAGCTGTAATTGTCCTGGGAATTTTCGTATACTTCAAAGTATACAAAGTGGAAGAGCAGAAGAAGGCTAAAGAAGCCCAGGAAAGCAAGCTGATACGATTTGAACTGGACAATATTAAAGCTTTCTCCCTGGTTCGGCCGGATTCCTCTATTCTCTTCGAGCGTGGAGTGGGACGAATCTGGAACATCACCAAACCCCTGAAAACTGAGGCGTCGGGGCCGCAGATTTACAGTCTTTTCGCCTCCCTTCACCAGAGCGACATTCTCACCGTTGTGGATGAAAAGCCGAAAGATCTGAAGCCGTACGCGCTGAGTAATTCAAAATATTACATGGCGATGGAATACGATTCCGGCAAGCCCGATACCCTGTATATCGGAACAGATACCCCCGACAAGACCATGACCTATGTCAAATTCTCTTCTGAGAAACGGGTTCTGGCGGTGAGTAATGTCCTTTCTGATATCATGAAAAAGCCGGTCGTGTTTTTCCGGTCGCGCACAATTCTCAATGTGGTGGGTGACGATATACGGGGAATCGAGGTTACCCGCGGAAAGAACGATACCGACCGTATCCAGATGGTCCATAACGGGGTGACCTGGATGATGGCTTACCCGTGGAATTATTCCGGCGATGTGCAGAATATGGAAGAGCTGATAAAAAAGATCTCGGAAAGCTACAAATCGACTCTTGAGCCGAGCGAGCCCGGAGATTTGGTTAAATACGGGCTGAATGATCCTTCACTGGTTCTGAATGTTCAGCTCAAGTATGGAATGCCGGATAAAATACTCCTTATCGGGAACAAGCTGACTGAAAAAGGGAGACGGTACCTCTGGTACGCCAAACAGTTCGACGCCGAACAGGTGTTTACCCTGGAAAACAGTCTGATAACGCTTCTCACCCGGGACAATGCCTGGTTTATTGACAAACAGCCGGTGAAATTCAATCGGAATGAAGTCGACAAGATCGTGCTGAAATCCGGGAAGGAACCGATTACCTTCACAAAAGATCCGGAAAGTAACTGGAGCGTGACATCCCCGGTGGATAAAAATGTTCCTCAGGATGTAATCAACAACCTTTTCGCGATCAGCCGGTTCATGCTGATCAGCGACGTGTATTCCATGAATCCGACTCCCGCCGATCTGGTTAAAACCGAGCTTCAAAAACCCAAGTTCGTGCTTACCTTTTATGCAGGCGGCCAGGTTCTGGCGGAGATGACCTACGGCAAGTCATTCACCCAGGACACCGTTAAAACCTATGTGCTGACTAATCTGTCGCCGACCATTTTTGTTACCGGGTCAGGGATCACTTCCAGTATAAATTATGTGTTGGAAACAGTCTTTGGCAAATAG
- a CDS encoding GldG family protein → MQGRRTNLTRVILEKIYKYGLSPVVFALALLLGLIAANYVIAVRAPSYDVTKNKVNSLSRETVNLLNQLKFDVTIKAFYTTNSQRQVGLIMEKYVKGSRHIKVEYIDPIKNPVAADKYEVTIPGTIVLESLGKQTRINPSPTSRLYHERAITTAIYRLMTDTTKKAYFTSGHGELSLENVKSNGLSLIKERLEEQNYLMETINILEKNGAPKDCTVLIVAGPTVPFTDEEQNMVMNYVVSQGSVILMLNPGIKTNLEKIVESYGILPGNDYVYETSKSLTTQFGGALAPLCAPKDSSEITEKLENQTFLFPFVRSMTPVIRAKSIKLVRLAVSSENSWAETDLESARTANTAKKPSRDEKELKGPVTVAVTAEREFELPDSLATRDTHTTKVRSAFFGNAAFISNQFVTPFPANMSLFTNTVNWITKNEKIIEITPNTTRFTPVELKESDRRMITLLTLVVIPFAIFMAGFVVWYRRR, encoded by the coding sequence ATGCAGGGCAGGAGAACAAATCTGACCAGGGTAATTTTAGAAAAGATATACAAGTATGGCCTCAGCCCGGTGGTTTTCGCCCTTGCTCTTCTTTTGGGGCTTATCGCCGCCAATTATGTAATTGCGGTAAGAGCGCCGAGCTATGATGTAACAAAGAACAAGGTGAATTCCCTTTCCAGGGAGACCGTAAATCTGCTTAACCAGTTGAAATTCGATGTAACCATCAAAGCTTTCTACACTACCAACTCCCAGAGGCAGGTCGGGCTTATCATGGAAAAATATGTGAAAGGCTCGCGTCATATCAAGGTGGAATATATCGACCCCATCAAAAATCCGGTGGCGGCTGATAAATACGAGGTAACCATTCCCGGAACCATTGTCCTGGAAAGCCTCGGGAAACAAACCCGTATCAATCCCAGCCCGACCAGCCGATTATACCATGAGCGGGCCATCACCACAGCCATCTACCGGCTGATGACCGACACCACGAAGAAAGCGTATTTTACCTCCGGCCATGGCGAGCTGAGTCTGGAAAATGTAAAATCCAACGGACTAAGCCTGATCAAGGAGCGCCTTGAGGAGCAGAATTACCTTATGGAGACAATAAATATCCTCGAAAAGAACGGAGCGCCGAAAGACTGTACCGTCCTGATCGTCGCCGGACCAACAGTTCCGTTCACCGATGAAGAGCAGAATATGGTCATGAATTACGTTGTTTCACAGGGTTCGGTAATTTTGATGCTCAACCCCGGTATCAAGACGAATCTCGAAAAAATTGTGGAGTCCTACGGTATTCTGCCCGGGAATGATTATGTGTATGAAACTTCCAAGAGCCTGACCACCCAGTTCGGCGGTGCCCTTGCACCGCTCTGCGCCCCAAAAGATTCTTCGGAAATTACCGAGAAGCTGGAAAATCAGACATTCCTGTTCCCCTTTGTGCGGAGCATGACTCCTGTGATTCGGGCTAAAAGCATCAAGCTGGTAAGACTTGCGGTATCCAGTGAAAACAGCTGGGCTGAAACCGATCTCGAATCGGCTAGAACAGCGAATACCGCAAAAAAACCCAGCCGTGATGAGAAGGAACTGAAAGGCCCTGTCACCGTTGCTGTGACCGCCGAACGTGAATTCGAGCTTCCCGATTCCCTTGCGACCCGGGACACACACACCACCAAGGTACGCTCAGCCTTTTTCGGAAATGCTGCATTCATATCCAATCAGTTTGTGACTCCATTTCCCGCCAATATGAGCCTTTTCACCAATACGGTGAACTGGATTACCAAGAACGAAAAGATAATTGAAATAACGCCAAACACCACGAGATTCACCCCGGTGGAGTTAAAGGAATCCGACCGGAGAATGATAACCCTGCTTACCCTGGTTGTGATTCCCTTTGCCATTTTCATGGCTGGATTCGTTGTTTGGTATCGCAGACGCTAA
- a CDS encoding ABC transporter permease subunit has translation MRNALAVYVREVRSYFVSPIFYILAFVFMIVVGNVFKDTFFAFANQTMDYLRMAQNYKTAIPMMYVNMVAGTVFTYINFLFLLIVPLLTMRLYAEEKKTGTMELLMTSPITTTQVMLGKFFSALTIYTLMLVLTMAFNVIMMIESGGKLEWGPVFSSYLGTILLGSAIISIGMFFSSLTENQIVAAAVTISAIMGLWLLFATSQYLNPPYNTFVRYLSFPEHLDSFTQGFIGIKHIFYFLSVTVFGLFLTGISVESARWRQ, from the coding sequence ATGAGAAACGCTCTTGCGGTATATGTACGTGAAGTCCGAAGTTACTTTGTTTCACCGATTTTCTATATTCTGGCGTTCGTATTCATGATTGTGGTGGGAAATGTATTCAAAGACACGTTTTTCGCCTTTGCCAACCAGACAATGGATTATCTTCGAATGGCGCAGAACTATAAAACAGCGATTCCAATGATGTATGTGAACATGGTGGCCGGCACCGTTTTCACCTATATCAATTTCCTGTTTCTTCTCATTGTTCCCCTCCTTACCATGCGCCTTTATGCCGAGGAGAAGAAAACGGGCACCATGGAACTGCTCATGACTTCTCCCATTACCACCACTCAGGTGATGTTAGGGAAATTCTTTTCGGCTTTAACAATCTATACTCTCATGCTGGTTCTGACCATGGCATTTAATGTGATAATGATGATTGAATCCGGAGGCAAGCTCGAGTGGGGGCCGGTGTTCAGCTCCTATCTCGGTACTATACTGCTTGGTTCTGCAATAATTTCCATCGGGATGTTTTTCAGCTCTCTCACCGAAAATCAGATTGTTGCGGCGGCTGTTACCATTTCGGCGATCATGGGATTATGGCTCCTTTTCGCCACCTCGCAGTACCTGAATCCTCCGTACAACACCTTCGTGCGATACCTGTCATTCCCCGAACATCTGGACTCGTTTACCCAGGGATTTATCGGGATCAAGCATATTTTCTACTTCCTCTCGGTAACCGTCTTCGGGTTATTCCTGACCGGAATCAGCGTTGAATCTGCAAGATGGAGGCAATAA
- a CDS encoding ATP-binding cassette domain-containing protein encodes MIDVQNLTKYYGTKLALDKISFTVRKGEVLGFLGPNGAGKSTAMKIITCYLSPTEGTVKVDGMDVVNDSLEVRKRIGYLPENPPLYMDMTVKTYLEFAAKIKGVPSSKLRESVSSVVEKCGLNRYYRAYCNSLSKGFRQRVGIAQAMIHNPLIMVLDEPTIGLDPIQIVEIRNLIKGFGGDHTVILSTHILPEVDMTCERVIIINNGIMVAEDSTKNLRARLPQKEQFVIEVRGDVRSLLPKIEKIPGITGIFPENSTDGISSYKIETDSTADVRPEVARTVVGENLELLQLRDVSLTLEDIFIQVTMK; translated from the coding sequence TTGATTGATGTTCAGAATTTGACCAAGTATTACGGAACAAAACTCGCTCTGGATAAAATATCCTTTACGGTCAGAAAGGGGGAGGTGCTTGGTTTTCTCGGACCGAATGGCGCCGGAAAATCCACAGCCATGAAAATCATAACCTGTTACCTTTCTCCGACCGAAGGAACGGTCAAAGTGGACGGCATGGATGTGGTGAACGACTCTCTCGAAGTCCGGAAACGCATTGGATACCTGCCCGAAAACCCTCCTCTCTACATGGACATGACGGTAAAAACTTACCTTGAATTCGCCGCAAAAATCAAAGGGGTGCCGTCTTCCAAGCTGCGGGAAAGTGTCAGCTCGGTAGTGGAAAAATGTGGACTCAACCGGTACTACCGGGCATACTGCAATTCTCTCTCCAAAGGATTCCGCCAGAGGGTGGGAATCGCCCAGGCCATGATCCACAATCCCTTGATCATGGTGCTCGATGAGCCGACCATCGGCCTCGACCCCATACAGATCGTGGAGATTCGCAATCTCATCAAGGGCTTTGGAGGCGATCATACAGTTATCCTTTCGACCCACATACTTCCGGAGGTGGACATGACCTGCGAGCGGGTCATCATCATCAATAACGGAATTATGGTGGCCGAGGACTCGACCAAGAATCTGCGGGCGCGTCTTCCTCAAAAGGAGCAGTTTGTTATCGAAGTGAGGGGAGATGTCCGATCGCTCTTGCCCAAAATCGAAAAAATACCAGGAATTACCGGCATTTTTCCGGAGAACAGTACCGACGGTATCTCTTCATACAAGATCGAAACTGACAGCACCGCCGATGTAAGGCCCGAGGTGGCAAGAACGGTGGTCGGAGAGAATCTGGAACTCCTCCAGCTCCGGGATGTATCGCTGACTCTCGAGGATATATTTATCCAGGTAACCATGAAATAA